From the Helianthus annuus cultivar XRQ/B chromosome 17, HanXRQr2.0-SUNRISE, whole genome shotgun sequence genome, the window AACTCCATATAACACCGTTCCTCAGCCTCCAACTGCGCTTCGGCCGCTATCAGCATCAAACCGCCACCCTCCACCACCTCCTTGTCCAAATCTTTTTGAAGCCTGTGGCGCGTCATGTGGCCGCCCAACGCAGGCCCCGTCTCAAACTCCTTCATGCAAATCTTGCATCGGTGCAACGCCGCCTTTGGAGCCAAGAAATTCAGAGTTAACAAGGTTCTTTCGTTAATATGATCAACCTTCCTGTGGATTCCCTGGTGGCCGCCGAGTGCTTGAAAACTTTGAAACCTTTTTCCGCATGTTTTGCATTCGAAAGTACCACTAGTGTTAGAAGAACCTGTAACCATTTTCTCCATCTCAATACTCATGGACCTATTGGATTATATACGTACGTACACTTGAACGTATAACcgaatgtgtgtttgtgtgtgtgtgtgtgtgtgtgtggagaGAATGAATGAAGTTAATTATGAGTGGAATTTATAGTTGTTTCGGTAACTTAAGTGGCAAGAATAAAATTCAGGTTGGCTAGTTAACTAATTAGAGTATCCTTAGTTTTTTTTAACTTGCATGGCTGCATGCAAATCTTTTAATTTTGTACACCTTTGGATAACTGGATAATAACCGTATCTATAATTCTATGTGATTGATTTCTTATGTGCGTATATTATGGAAACGATATCCAAAATCCAACTTAATTTagtttttcttaattaaaaataAAGCTTATTTAATTTTTGTCCTATCCGTCCGGCGCATGCTTGTTGCATTTAATTTTATACTAAttaactttgattttttttttatccTGATAATTTTGTTTTTCCTTAAGTCCCATTTATTTATACTTATAATATAATAGAATTAAGATGTAACTCATTTGGTTGTACAAATGGTCAAAATCTTAGGTTGCAAGTGTAGAGAGGAATCTTAATCACCATATTATTGTGATCTGTAGTTGAGATTGATACAACGGT encodes:
- the LOC110923809 gene encoding zinc finger protein ZAT11 is translated as MSIEMEKMVTGSSNTSGTFECKTCGKRFQSFQALGGHQGIHRKVDHINERTLLTLNFLAPKAALHRCKICMKEFETGPALGGHMTRHRLQKDLDKEVVEGGGLMLIAAEAQLEAEERCYMELMLAAKEWRLFM